The genomic window CTTCGCCCTGGGGGTGGCCCGTAATGCGGCCAAGAAATTTGGCCACAGGGTCGGTATATTCAGCATGGAAATGTCGGAGTTCCAGGTTGCCCTGCGGTTCATCACTGCGGAGGCCGAAATCGACTCCCACCGACTGCGCCGGAGAAAGTTACATGATCGCGACTGGCCCAAAATATCCAAAGCTGCGGGTGATCTGTCCGAGTTGCCCATCTACATTGATGACACCGCCGGCCTGAACATCCTGGAACTGCGCTCCCGCATCAGACGCTTTAAGGCCGACTACGGCATTGAAATGGCCATTATCGACTATCTGCAGTTGCTTGCCGGGCCGCGCCGTTCTGAGAGCCGCCAGCAGGAGATTGCGGAGATGACGCGATCGCTGAAAGGTCTGGCCAAGGAGCTCGATATCGTCATCCTGGCCCTGTCGCAGCTCTCCCGTGCCCCTGAGCAGCGGCCCGGCAAGGACAAGCGCCCCATCATGTCCGACCTGCGGGAGTCGGGGGCCATCGAGCAGGATGCCGATGTCATCCTGTTTCTCTACCGCCAGTGGGTTTACTCCCGAAATGATGAAGACCTGGGCAAGGCTGAACTGATCATCGGCAAGCAGCGCAATGGTCCCACCGGTCGGATTCATCTGACTTTTAGATCAGAGTATGCCAGCTTCGCTTCTGCGGCCCCGGAGGATCGGGACGCCCGCCGGGGTGCCGAAGCATACGAGGAAGGGGTGCCCTTCTAGCCGTGGTCGATACGCTTAAACAGCTGCTCCCCTGGAGCGAGGAACACCCCGCGGAGTTCCGGAAACTCATGGCCAACCTCCCGGTCAACGGCGAGCGCGGCAACAACATCCAGGACTTTCTGTGGCGGGCTTATCTCACCGCGCAGAAGGCCCATGCCAGGCAGGTGCGAAAATCGGGCGAGCCCTACTTTGCCCATTGCTACCAGGTGGCCCTGCTGCTGTCCGAGTGGCATATGGACCCCATGACGGTGGCGGCAGGGCTGCTGCACGATTCCATAGAGGACACCCCTTACACCAGCGACGACATCAGCGATCTGTTCGGCGCGGAGGTTGCCGAGCTCGTGGAGGGTGTGACCAAGCTCTCCGGCATCAAGTTCCGCAGCCAGGCCGAGCGGCAGGCCGAAAACTACATGAAACTGCTCCTCTCCGTGGCGCAGGACATCCGGGTGATCATCATCAAGTTTGCCGACCGCCTGCACAACATGCGCACGATCCGGCATCTGCCCCGCATCAAGCAACGGCGCATTGCCATCGAGACCCGCGATGTCTATGCGCCCCTGGCACACCGTTTGGGCATGGCCCGGGTCAAGTGGGAACTGGAGGACCTGGCCCTGCAAACGCTGGAGCCGGAGGCCTACGCGATGCTGGTCAAAAAGGTGCGGGATTCACGCACAGCCCAGGAGAAACATATCGCGACGTTCGCCCTGCCCATCCGCGAGTCGCTGAAGGCCAACCAGATC from Candidatus Neomarinimicrobiota bacterium includes these protein-coding regions:
- the dnaB gene encoding replicative DNA helicase produces the protein MSAKKVKAGDSNGELRLPPQNLEAEQAVLGAILLDPKALDRVIPFLPPKSFYKEAHNHIYDAMLGLQTQGDPVDTLTLSNHLSKLGTLDQVGGAYYLTGLAEGMPSAANVEHYADIVREKYVLREIIGAGNALIADAYQGESEPNELLDDAEHRLFDLQRRASGVKSVGIEPIMHKTMTRLDQQHHDRKKGYLGIPTGFEDLDEMTDGFQPSDLVILAGRPSMGKTAFALGVARNAAKKFGHRVGIFSMEMSEFQVALRFITAEAEIDSHRLRRRKLHDRDWPKISKAAGDLSELPIYIDDTAGLNILELRSRIRRFKADYGIEMAIIDYLQLLAGPRRSESRQQEIAEMTRSLKGLAKELDIVILALSQLSRAPEQRPGKDKRPIMSDLRESGAIEQDADVILFLYRQWVYSRNDEDLGKAELIIGKQRNGPTGRIHLTFRSEYASFASAAPEDRDARRGAEAYEEGVPF